From Zalophus californianus isolate mZalCal1 chromosome 16, mZalCal1.pri.v2, whole genome shotgun sequence, one genomic window encodes:
- the SERPINF2 gene encoding alpha-2-antiplasmin isoform X1 — MGVLAGLSLGLGKLEVFSCQEDSKAQSGFLELTWTEWGARPVFPVSPKVAPSRAIHWALWLGQQRGSPAHPTNPAETSGTHRPVHPCGQDQTSQKRNMVLLRGLLVLSLSCLQGPGLVFSPASAMEPLDEQLMGRQTQEKLPPLSLLKLGNQEARGHTVLKKSPRDCKGAPTPEQTRRLAQAMMAFTTDLFSLVAQRSTRPNLILSPLSVALALSHLALGAQNQTLRRLEQALHADSGLCLPHLLSRLCRDLGPGAFRLAARMYLQKGFPIKEDFLEQSEQLFGAKPMSLTGRKGDDLLNINQWVKEATEGKIEDFLSELPDDTVLLLLNAIHFQGFWRSKFDPSLTQRDSFHLNEQFTVPVDMMHARTYPLRWFLLEQPEIQVAHFPFNNNMSFVVIMPTHFEWNVSRVLANLSWDILHQPSLREKPTKVRLPRLHLNHQLDLVATLRRLGLQELFQAPDLRGISDQNLVVSSVQHQSTLELSEAGVEAAAATGTAMSRMSLSSFSVNRPFLFLILEDTTRLPLFVGSVRNPNPSAQWERKEQQDSPDDRNYFQNEKAFPRGDKPFGPDLKLAPPSEEDYPQLHSPK, encoded by the exons ATGGGGGTTCTGGCAGGACTCTCTCTGGGACTTGGAAAACTAGAGGTCTTTTCTTGTCAGGAAGATTCAAAAGCCCAG TCTGGCTTCCTGGAGCTGACCTGGACAGAGTGGGGGGCAAGGCCTGTGTTTCCCGTAAGTCCAAAGGTGGCTCCGTCCAGAGCCATTCATTGGGCTCTGTGGCTGGGTCAACAACGCGGCTCTCCAGCCCACCCCACCAACCCTGCTGAGACTTCAGGAACTCACAGGCCTGTCCACCCTTGTGGTCAAGACCAGACCAGCCAGAAAAG GAACATGGTGCTGCTCCGGGGGCTCCTGGTGCTCAGCTTGTCCTGCCTGCAGGGTCCTGGCTTGGTG TTCTCTCCTGCCAGCGCCATGGAGCCCTTGGACGAGCAG CTAATGGGCAGGCAGACCCAGGAGAAGCTGCCCCCGCTTAGCCTCCTCAAGTTGGGCAACCAG GAGGCCCGTGGCCATACTGTCCTGAAGAAGTCCCCAAGAGACTGCAAGGGGGCCCCAACCCCGGAGCAGACCCGCAGGTTGGCCCAGGCTATGATGGCCTTCACCACAGACCTGTTCTCCCTGGTGGCCCAAAGGTCCACCAGGCCCAACCTCATCCTGTCGCCTCTGAGCGTGGCCCTGGCACTGTCTCACCTGGCACTAG GTGCTCAGAACCAGACGCTGCGGAGGTTAGAGCAGGCGCTGCATGCAGACTCAgggctctgcctcccccacctgctgAGCCGCCTTTGCCGAGACCTGGGCCCTGGGGCATTCCGATTGGCTGCCAGAATGTACCTGCAGAAAG GATTTCCCATCAAAGAAGACTTCCTGGAACAATCAGAACAGCTCTTCGGTGCAAAGCCCATGAGCCTGACGGGAAGGAAAGGAGATGATCTGCTGAACATCAACCAGTGGGTGAAGGAGGCTACAGAAGGGAAGATTGAGGATTTCCTCTCCGAGCTGCCAGATGACACAGTGTTGCTTCTGCTCAATGCCATCCACTTCCAGG GTTTCTGGAGGAGCAAGTTTGATCCAAGCCTCACCCAGCGAGACAGTTTCCACCTGAATGAGCAGTTCACGGTACCAGTGGACATGATGCACGCCCGTACATACCCCCTGCGCTGGTTCCTGCTGGAGCAGCCTGAGATACAG GTGGCTCATTTCCCCTTCAATAACAACATGAGCTTTGTGGTCATTATGCCCACCCACTTTGAGTGGAATGTGTCCCGGGTGTTAGCCAACCTGAGCTGGGACATCCTGCACCAGCCTTCGCTTCGAGAGAAACCCACCAAGGTCCGGCTGCCCAGGCTGCATCTCAACCACCAGCTGGACCTGGTGGCCACCCTCCGCCGGCTGG GCCTGCAGGAACTGTTCCAGGCCCCAGACCTGCGTGGGATCTCTGACCAGAACCTGGTGGTCTCCAGCGTGCAGCATCAGTCCACGCTGGAGCTCAGCGAGGCCGGTGTGGAGGCAGCCGCGGCTACTGGCACGGCCATGTCCCGcatgtctctctcctccttcagCGTGAACcgcccctttctcttcctcatcctCGAGGACACAACAAGACTGCCCCTCTTCGTGGGCAGCGTGAGGAACCCCAACCCTAGTGCACAGTGGGAGCGCAAGGAGCAGCAGGATTCGCCGGATGACAGGAACTACTTCCAGAACGAGAAAGCCTTCCCCCGTGGAGACAAGCCCTTCGGCCCTGACTTGAAACTCGCGCCCCCCTCAGAGGAGGATTACCCCCAACTTCATAGCCCCAAGTGA
- the SERPINF2 gene encoding alpha-2-antiplasmin isoform X2, which produces MGVLAGLSLGLGKLEVFSCQEDSKAQSGFLELTWTEWGARPVFPVSPKVAPSRAIHWALWLGQQRGSPAHPTNPAETSGTHRPVHPCGQDQTSQKRNMVLLRGLLVLSLSCLQGPGLVFSPASAMEPLDEQEARGHTVLKKSPRDCKGAPTPEQTRRLAQAMMAFTTDLFSLVAQRSTRPNLILSPLSVALALSHLALGAQNQTLRRLEQALHADSGLCLPHLLSRLCRDLGPGAFRLAARMYLQKGFPIKEDFLEQSEQLFGAKPMSLTGRKGDDLLNINQWVKEATEGKIEDFLSELPDDTVLLLLNAIHFQGFWRSKFDPSLTQRDSFHLNEQFTVPVDMMHARTYPLRWFLLEQPEIQVAHFPFNNNMSFVVIMPTHFEWNVSRVLANLSWDILHQPSLREKPTKVRLPRLHLNHQLDLVATLRRLGLQELFQAPDLRGISDQNLVVSSVQHQSTLELSEAGVEAAAATGTAMSRMSLSSFSVNRPFLFLILEDTTRLPLFVGSVRNPNPSAQWERKEQQDSPDDRNYFQNEKAFPRGDKPFGPDLKLAPPSEEDYPQLHSPK; this is translated from the exons ATGGGGGTTCTGGCAGGACTCTCTCTGGGACTTGGAAAACTAGAGGTCTTTTCTTGTCAGGAAGATTCAAAAGCCCAG TCTGGCTTCCTGGAGCTGACCTGGACAGAGTGGGGGGCAAGGCCTGTGTTTCCCGTAAGTCCAAAGGTGGCTCCGTCCAGAGCCATTCATTGGGCTCTGTGGCTGGGTCAACAACGCGGCTCTCCAGCCCACCCCACCAACCCTGCTGAGACTTCAGGAACTCACAGGCCTGTCCACCCTTGTGGTCAAGACCAGACCAGCCAGAAAAG GAACATGGTGCTGCTCCGGGGGCTCCTGGTGCTCAGCTTGTCCTGCCTGCAGGGTCCTGGCTTGGTG TTCTCTCCTGCCAGCGCCATGGAGCCCTTGGACGAGCAG GAGGCCCGTGGCCATACTGTCCTGAAGAAGTCCCCAAGAGACTGCAAGGGGGCCCCAACCCCGGAGCAGACCCGCAGGTTGGCCCAGGCTATGATGGCCTTCACCACAGACCTGTTCTCCCTGGTGGCCCAAAGGTCCACCAGGCCCAACCTCATCCTGTCGCCTCTGAGCGTGGCCCTGGCACTGTCTCACCTGGCACTAG GTGCTCAGAACCAGACGCTGCGGAGGTTAGAGCAGGCGCTGCATGCAGACTCAgggctctgcctcccccacctgctgAGCCGCCTTTGCCGAGACCTGGGCCCTGGGGCATTCCGATTGGCTGCCAGAATGTACCTGCAGAAAG GATTTCCCATCAAAGAAGACTTCCTGGAACAATCAGAACAGCTCTTCGGTGCAAAGCCCATGAGCCTGACGGGAAGGAAAGGAGATGATCTGCTGAACATCAACCAGTGGGTGAAGGAGGCTACAGAAGGGAAGATTGAGGATTTCCTCTCCGAGCTGCCAGATGACACAGTGTTGCTTCTGCTCAATGCCATCCACTTCCAGG GTTTCTGGAGGAGCAAGTTTGATCCAAGCCTCACCCAGCGAGACAGTTTCCACCTGAATGAGCAGTTCACGGTACCAGTGGACATGATGCACGCCCGTACATACCCCCTGCGCTGGTTCCTGCTGGAGCAGCCTGAGATACAG GTGGCTCATTTCCCCTTCAATAACAACATGAGCTTTGTGGTCATTATGCCCACCCACTTTGAGTGGAATGTGTCCCGGGTGTTAGCCAACCTGAGCTGGGACATCCTGCACCAGCCTTCGCTTCGAGAGAAACCCACCAAGGTCCGGCTGCCCAGGCTGCATCTCAACCACCAGCTGGACCTGGTGGCCACCCTCCGCCGGCTGG GCCTGCAGGAACTGTTCCAGGCCCCAGACCTGCGTGGGATCTCTGACCAGAACCTGGTGGTCTCCAGCGTGCAGCATCAGTCCACGCTGGAGCTCAGCGAGGCCGGTGTGGAGGCAGCCGCGGCTACTGGCACGGCCATGTCCCGcatgtctctctcctccttcagCGTGAACcgcccctttctcttcctcatcctCGAGGACACAACAAGACTGCCCCTCTTCGTGGGCAGCGTGAGGAACCCCAACCCTAGTGCACAGTGGGAGCGCAAGGAGCAGCAGGATTCGCCGGATGACAGGAACTACTTCCAGAACGAGAAAGCCTTCCCCCGTGGAGACAAGCCCTTCGGCCCTGACTTGAAACTCGCGCCCCCCTCAGAGGAGGATTACCCCCAACTTCATAGCCCCAAGTGA
- the SERPINF2 gene encoding alpha-2-antiplasmin isoform X3 — translation MVLLRGLLVLSLSCLQGPGLVFSPASAMEPLDEQLMGRQTQEKLPPLSLLKLGNQEARGHTVLKKSPRDCKGAPTPEQTRRLAQAMMAFTTDLFSLVAQRSTRPNLILSPLSVALALSHLALGAQNQTLRRLEQALHADSGLCLPHLLSRLCRDLGPGAFRLAARMYLQKGFPIKEDFLEQSEQLFGAKPMSLTGRKGDDLLNINQWVKEATEGKIEDFLSELPDDTVLLLLNAIHFQGFWRSKFDPSLTQRDSFHLNEQFTVPVDMMHARTYPLRWFLLEQPEIQVAHFPFNNNMSFVVIMPTHFEWNVSRVLANLSWDILHQPSLREKPTKVRLPRLHLNHQLDLVATLRRLGLQELFQAPDLRGISDQNLVVSSVQHQSTLELSEAGVEAAAATGTAMSRMSLSSFSVNRPFLFLILEDTTRLPLFVGSVRNPNPSAQWERKEQQDSPDDRNYFQNEKAFPRGDKPFGPDLKLAPPSEEDYPQLHSPK, via the exons ATGGTGCTGCTCCGGGGGCTCCTGGTGCTCAGCTTGTCCTGCCTGCAGGGTCCTGGCTTGGTG TTCTCTCCTGCCAGCGCCATGGAGCCCTTGGACGAGCAG CTAATGGGCAGGCAGACCCAGGAGAAGCTGCCCCCGCTTAGCCTCCTCAAGTTGGGCAACCAG GAGGCCCGTGGCCATACTGTCCTGAAGAAGTCCCCAAGAGACTGCAAGGGGGCCCCAACCCCGGAGCAGACCCGCAGGTTGGCCCAGGCTATGATGGCCTTCACCACAGACCTGTTCTCCCTGGTGGCCCAAAGGTCCACCAGGCCCAACCTCATCCTGTCGCCTCTGAGCGTGGCCCTGGCACTGTCTCACCTGGCACTAG GTGCTCAGAACCAGACGCTGCGGAGGTTAGAGCAGGCGCTGCATGCAGACTCAgggctctgcctcccccacctgctgAGCCGCCTTTGCCGAGACCTGGGCCCTGGGGCATTCCGATTGGCTGCCAGAATGTACCTGCAGAAAG GATTTCCCATCAAAGAAGACTTCCTGGAACAATCAGAACAGCTCTTCGGTGCAAAGCCCATGAGCCTGACGGGAAGGAAAGGAGATGATCTGCTGAACATCAACCAGTGGGTGAAGGAGGCTACAGAAGGGAAGATTGAGGATTTCCTCTCCGAGCTGCCAGATGACACAGTGTTGCTTCTGCTCAATGCCATCCACTTCCAGG GTTTCTGGAGGAGCAAGTTTGATCCAAGCCTCACCCAGCGAGACAGTTTCCACCTGAATGAGCAGTTCACGGTACCAGTGGACATGATGCACGCCCGTACATACCCCCTGCGCTGGTTCCTGCTGGAGCAGCCTGAGATACAG GTGGCTCATTTCCCCTTCAATAACAACATGAGCTTTGTGGTCATTATGCCCACCCACTTTGAGTGGAATGTGTCCCGGGTGTTAGCCAACCTGAGCTGGGACATCCTGCACCAGCCTTCGCTTCGAGAGAAACCCACCAAGGTCCGGCTGCCCAGGCTGCATCTCAACCACCAGCTGGACCTGGTGGCCACCCTCCGCCGGCTGG GCCTGCAGGAACTGTTCCAGGCCCCAGACCTGCGTGGGATCTCTGACCAGAACCTGGTGGTCTCCAGCGTGCAGCATCAGTCCACGCTGGAGCTCAGCGAGGCCGGTGTGGAGGCAGCCGCGGCTACTGGCACGGCCATGTCCCGcatgtctctctcctccttcagCGTGAACcgcccctttctcttcctcatcctCGAGGACACAACAAGACTGCCCCTCTTCGTGGGCAGCGTGAGGAACCCCAACCCTAGTGCACAGTGGGAGCGCAAGGAGCAGCAGGATTCGCCGGATGACAGGAACTACTTCCAGAACGAGAAAGCCTTCCCCCGTGGAGACAAGCCCTTCGGCCCTGACTTGAAACTCGCGCCCCCCTCAGAGGAGGATTACCCCCAACTTCATAGCCCCAAGTGA
- the SERPINF2 gene encoding alpha-2-antiplasmin isoform X4, with protein MVLLRGLLVLSLSCLQGPGLVFSPASAMEPLDEQEARGHTVLKKSPRDCKGAPTPEQTRRLAQAMMAFTTDLFSLVAQRSTRPNLILSPLSVALALSHLALGAQNQTLRRLEQALHADSGLCLPHLLSRLCRDLGPGAFRLAARMYLQKGFPIKEDFLEQSEQLFGAKPMSLTGRKGDDLLNINQWVKEATEGKIEDFLSELPDDTVLLLLNAIHFQGFWRSKFDPSLTQRDSFHLNEQFTVPVDMMHARTYPLRWFLLEQPEIQVAHFPFNNNMSFVVIMPTHFEWNVSRVLANLSWDILHQPSLREKPTKVRLPRLHLNHQLDLVATLRRLGLQELFQAPDLRGISDQNLVVSSVQHQSTLELSEAGVEAAAATGTAMSRMSLSSFSVNRPFLFLILEDTTRLPLFVGSVRNPNPSAQWERKEQQDSPDDRNYFQNEKAFPRGDKPFGPDLKLAPPSEEDYPQLHSPK; from the exons ATGGTGCTGCTCCGGGGGCTCCTGGTGCTCAGCTTGTCCTGCCTGCAGGGTCCTGGCTTGGTG TTCTCTCCTGCCAGCGCCATGGAGCCCTTGGACGAGCAG GAGGCCCGTGGCCATACTGTCCTGAAGAAGTCCCCAAGAGACTGCAAGGGGGCCCCAACCCCGGAGCAGACCCGCAGGTTGGCCCAGGCTATGATGGCCTTCACCACAGACCTGTTCTCCCTGGTGGCCCAAAGGTCCACCAGGCCCAACCTCATCCTGTCGCCTCTGAGCGTGGCCCTGGCACTGTCTCACCTGGCACTAG GTGCTCAGAACCAGACGCTGCGGAGGTTAGAGCAGGCGCTGCATGCAGACTCAgggctctgcctcccccacctgctgAGCCGCCTTTGCCGAGACCTGGGCCCTGGGGCATTCCGATTGGCTGCCAGAATGTACCTGCAGAAAG GATTTCCCATCAAAGAAGACTTCCTGGAACAATCAGAACAGCTCTTCGGTGCAAAGCCCATGAGCCTGACGGGAAGGAAAGGAGATGATCTGCTGAACATCAACCAGTGGGTGAAGGAGGCTACAGAAGGGAAGATTGAGGATTTCCTCTCCGAGCTGCCAGATGACACAGTGTTGCTTCTGCTCAATGCCATCCACTTCCAGG GTTTCTGGAGGAGCAAGTTTGATCCAAGCCTCACCCAGCGAGACAGTTTCCACCTGAATGAGCAGTTCACGGTACCAGTGGACATGATGCACGCCCGTACATACCCCCTGCGCTGGTTCCTGCTGGAGCAGCCTGAGATACAG GTGGCTCATTTCCCCTTCAATAACAACATGAGCTTTGTGGTCATTATGCCCACCCACTTTGAGTGGAATGTGTCCCGGGTGTTAGCCAACCTGAGCTGGGACATCCTGCACCAGCCTTCGCTTCGAGAGAAACCCACCAAGGTCCGGCTGCCCAGGCTGCATCTCAACCACCAGCTGGACCTGGTGGCCACCCTCCGCCGGCTGG GCCTGCAGGAACTGTTCCAGGCCCCAGACCTGCGTGGGATCTCTGACCAGAACCTGGTGGTCTCCAGCGTGCAGCATCAGTCCACGCTGGAGCTCAGCGAGGCCGGTGTGGAGGCAGCCGCGGCTACTGGCACGGCCATGTCCCGcatgtctctctcctccttcagCGTGAACcgcccctttctcttcctcatcctCGAGGACACAACAAGACTGCCCCTCTTCGTGGGCAGCGTGAGGAACCCCAACCCTAGTGCACAGTGGGAGCGCAAGGAGCAGCAGGATTCGCCGGATGACAGGAACTACTTCCAGAACGAGAAAGCCTTCCCCCGTGGAGACAAGCCCTTCGGCCCTGACTTGAAACTCGCGCCCCCCTCAGAGGAGGATTACCCCCAACTTCATAGCCCCAAGTGA